TTCGCCGTCATTGGACTTGAGCTCGAAAGCCCCTGGCGCTTGCTAATCTATAATGTGATATCGCCCAATCTCACCTCGAATATCTGGTGGATGGGCACCCTATACGGACTTGCCGTGGGATGCATGTTTATCGAATTCTTTTCCATTCTCATCGGGCGCTTCGGGATAGCCCTCGCCATCGGAACTATCGGTGCCCTCGCCGAGGTGGGAGCAAATACGAATCTGGGTGCGGTCTTTGCAACAATCTCTGCCCGTCCTTTCTGGTACGGGGCCCAACTCCCCGTCTATTTCCTCTGCTCGGCCGTTCTGTCCGGAGCCGCGGCCATCATCCTCTTCACCCATTTCTCCCTCAAACTGCGTGGCGAAACACCTGACGCCAAGACATTCCGCGCCTTGCAAAGCGCTGGAAAGATCCTGGCGCTCACCATCTTTCTCATCGCCATCGCCACCGTATGGAAATTCATCTCCTTTTTCACAGGTGGCACAGAACCCGCCCTTGTGGCTGTTGGTAATCTTTTACAGGGCCCGCTTGCCGTAAATTTCTGGCTCATCGAAATCGGGATTGGATTGATACTGCCCCTCGTCATCCTCATCTTCTCCCGAATGAAGAGCGTTGCCGCCATGTCTGCCGCATCTCTCATGGCCCTTTTCGGGGGCTTCTTTCAGAGATACGATCTTGTAGCAGCTGGACAACAGGTTCCAGTATTCTACGGCTGGGACAATCTCCCGAGCTATCTCGGCTATGCCCCATCCATCGGGGAGATACTCTTGGTCTTAGGCGGCATCGGCCTGACCCTGGCAGGATTTCTCCTGGGTGAGCGCTTTTTTGGAAAGGTCTTCAATGAAAGCAGAGAGCATTAAAGGAAAACTCTAAAAAATGCAGGAGCGCATTTTCTTCTTTGAAAGAAAACGCGCTCCTGACCTACTTCACACCTTAACCAGCCACTTTTCCCTCAAGAGACCAATCACCATGGAATCCTTGATCATCCTGCTCGTCATCCTCGCGGCATGGATCGCACTGAACCGATGGATATTCCCCCGAATGGGGATCCCTTCCGGGTGAGCAGCGCCTTCCTGCAGGGTCGAGTCTCGGCCCGCTCCCCCCAAAAAATCTGATGCGAAATGCCCAGGCGATATATCGAAAAAGGACTAAAGGGAACCATCCCTTGGCTACTGGCTAAATTCAGGAAGATATCAGGGCCTGTGTAAGGGCATCAAGAAGGCAATGGATTCCGAGTCCTGTCCGTGCGGAGACAAGAAACCCTTCCTGTGCTCCCAGGGCTTCCAGAACGATTTTTTTGATCGCACACCTCTTCGGCTGAGAAATTTTGTCTGCCTTGTTGAGAACAATCCAGACTCGGCGGCCCGCCGCTGTCAGATAGTCGATAAGGCCGCGATCCAGTCCGTCCGGAGTGCGCCTGATGTCGAAGATGGCCACGACCCCGCGGAGATTGGCCCTTTTTTCTATGTAGGTCTCGATGAGCACTTTCCAGGATTCGCGGATGCCCTCGGAGACCTTTGCAAAACCATAGCCGGGTAGATCCACGAAGGAAAAGGCATCATTTACGAGAAAAAAATTGATCGATTGGGTGAACCCCGGCCTCGAACTCACCTTAACAAGCCCGGATCGGCCCATGAGCGCGTTCATGAGCGAGGATTTGCCTACGTTCGAGCGTCCAGCAAATGCGATCTCCGGAAAGGTCCATTCCGGAAACTGACGGGTGCTGAAGGCACTCGTCACATAGCTTGCACTCTTTACTTGCACAGTTGCGAAAAGGGTCAAAGTACCTTGTTCAGGGGGTACTCAACGATCCCCTCGGCCCCTGCAGCCTTTATGCGAGGTACGATCTCCCGAACTACAGCCTCTTCGACGATCGTCTCAACTGAGCACCATTTCGAGTCATAAAGCGGAGAGACAGTAGGGGCGTTGAGACTGGGAAGGTGCTCCACGACCGCTTGGAGCTTATCGGTCGGGACGTTCATCTTGAGCCCCACCAGCTTGTCGGCCCGGAGCGCACCCTGCAGGAGCATGGCGATCTGGTCGATCTTCTCACGCTTCCAGGGGTCCTCCCATGCCGTTTTGTTGGCAATGAGCCGGGGATTGGACTCCATGAGGTCCTCTATGATGACAAGCCCATGGGCGCGAATGGTGCTTCCGGTCTCAGTCACCTCCACGATGGCATCCGCGAGCCCAGAGACGACCTTGGCCTCGGTCGCACCCCACGAGAACTCGACCGTCACATCCACCCCTAAGGCATCGAAGTAGCGGCGGGTGAAATTCACGAGCTCAGTGGCGATCTTTTTCCCTGCCAGGTCCCTTGCGCTCCGATAAGGGGAGCCAGCAGGCACGGCAAGGACCCACCGGGCGGGTCGCTTGCTCACCTTCGAATAAACAAGATCGCAGACCACGACCACATCCGAGTCGTTTTCAAGGATCCAGTCCTTTCCAGTGATCCCCACGTCAAGGGTGCCCTGTTCCACATACCGGGACATCTCCTGGGCACGGCAGATACTGCACGTGATCTCAGGGTCGTCGATATCCGGAAAATAGCTACGGGAATGGACGTCAATCCGCCAACCTGACTTGGCAAAGAGCTCTATGGTGGCCTTTTCGAGGCTTCCCTTGGGAATCCCCAGTTTCAACTTGTTCATTTCTTGTATATCTCCCGCGGATCGAAGACAGGATCCCCGACGACTACAAAGGTGTCCTTCACAAGCCTACGGTGAAAACAGCTACGGTATCCCGTGTGGCAAGCCGCTCCTCCTGCCTGCTCGACCTTCACGAGGATTGCATCCCCGTCACAGTCGAGATAGATGGCTCGTACCGTCTGGACATGACCGGAGGTCTCGCCCTTGAGCCAAAGCTTTTGCCGGGACCTGCTCCAGTAGTGGACCTTTCCGGTCTCGATGGTCTTTTCCCAGGCCTCCTTGTTCATGTAGGCGAGCATGAGCACCTCGCCTGTCTCGTGATCCTGGGCGATAACAGGGAGGATTCCGCCGCCTTTGGCAAAATCGGGGGTTTGAGGCTGATTCATGGGCGTTTCTTTACTTACCCCCTCCAGAGGTGTCAAGGGAAACGGACTCCATAATCCACTCAGCAAAGGCCGGGAGGACGTGCATCACAGGGAAGGCCTGGATCTCGGGAAGCTCATAGGAATGGAGCTCTCGAATGGCCTCCTCCACAGCCTGGTAGTTCCTCGCCAGGGTCTTGATGGAACAGCGCCACTCCTCGGCTGTCTCCACCTTACCCTTCCATCGGTAGGTGCTCGTGATGGGTCCACTGACCTGTACGCAGGCAGCAAGCCTCCTTTCCACCAAGACAGAGGCGATCCTGTCCGCCTCCTCCCGAGTTCCTGTAACAGTGACGACCTGGATGATCACGGTATTTCCCATGTTTGATGCCTTTTTATTGTTTGATCCCTCACAACAGGGCACGCTGCCAACACAAATAGACCAACCCCAGAACCCCTGCAAGGAGACCTGCCTGGGTCATGTGCCCGGGAAGGGGACGGCCGGCCCGGATCCAGGCCCCAAAGCCGTTTCCAGCAAGAAGCCCCACAACAAAACCCCACAGATGGGCGCCCAGATCCACGTGTTCCCCGCTCGT
This region of Deltaproteobacteria bacterium genomic DNA includes:
- the nrfD gene encoding polysulfide reductase NrfD; amino-acid sequence: MAETTLSLNALGETRLAKPSVNMLTLLMLILTGIGLGTGIYALIVGHHHVYAVTREVPWGILISTYAFFAITSTGLCLLAAIGHAFGGTPIAPLGNRAVYLSIVTIMSAFAVIGLELESPWRLLIYNVISPNLTSNIWWMGTLYGLAVGCMFIEFFSILIGRFGIALAIGTIGALAEVGANTNLGAVFATISARPFWYGAQLPVYFLCSAVLSGAAAIILFTHFSLKLRGETPDAKTFRALQSAGKILALTIFLIAIATVWKFISFFTGGTEPALVAVGNLLQGPLAVNFWLIEIGIGLILPLVILIFSRMKSVAAMSAASLMALFGGFFQRYDLVAAGQQVPVFYGWDNLPSYLGYAPSIGEILLVLGGIGLTLAGFLLGERFFGKVFNESREH
- the yihA gene encoding ribosome biogenesis GTP-binding protein YihA/YsxC, which codes for MQVKSASYVTSAFSTRQFPEWTFPEIAFAGRSNVGKSSLMNALMGRSGLVKVSSRPGFTQSINFFLVNDAFSFVDLPGYGFAKVSEGIRESWKVLIETYIEKRANLRGVVAIFDIRRTPDGLDRGLIDYLTAAGRRVWIVLNKADKISQPKRCAIKKIVLEALGAQEGFLVSARTGLGIHCLLDALTQALISS
- the hisG gene encoding ATP phosphoribosyltransferase → MNKLKLGIPKGSLEKATIELFAKSGWRIDVHSRSYFPDIDDPEITCSICRAQEMSRYVEQGTLDVGITGKDWILENDSDVVVVCDLVYSKVSKRPARWVLAVPAGSPYRSARDLAGKKIATELVNFTRRYFDALGVDVTVEFSWGATEAKVVSGLADAIVEVTETGSTIRAHGLVIIEDLMESNPRLIANKTAWEDPWKREKIDQIAMLLQGALRADKLVGLKMNVPTDKLQAVVEHLPSLNAPTVSPLYDSKWCSVETIVEEAVVREIVPRIKAAGAEGIVEYPLNKVL
- the hisI gene encoding phosphoribosyl-AMP cyclohydrolase; this encodes MNQPQTPDFAKGGGILPVIAQDHETGEVLMLAYMNKEAWEKTIETGKVHYWSRSRQKLWLKGETSGHVQTVRAIYLDCDGDAILVKVEQAGGAACHTGYRSCFHRRLVKDTFVVVGDPVFDPREIYKK
- a CDS encoding divalent-cation tolerance protein CutA, producing MGNTVIIQVVTVTGTREEADRIASVLVERRLAACVQVSGPITSTYRWKGKVETAEEWRCSIKTLARNYQAVEEAIRELHSYELPEIQAFPVMHVLPAFAEWIMESVSLDTSGGGK